A genomic region of Vitis vinifera cultivar Pinot Noir 40024 chromosome 7, ASM3070453v1 contains the following coding sequences:
- the LOC100246586 gene encoding uncharacterized protein LOC100246586, whose protein sequence is MSASGVREVPLRYARSSRRRKTVLNLDLNDTPPTDTRDQEGPSIRTMPVPPAAIDVEAIDDEVVESSATAFAAARNNSRRIRGRTVVDVDLEGQTTRPLNNRNKRRRAPPNQTIINDDRYINLESSNSLLRENKPPEQTWHVPPLPPKEPTFNCPICMGQLVDEMSTKCGHIFCKMCIKAAISAQGKCPTCRKRVTMKDTIRIYLPAAS, encoded by the exons ATGAGCGCTAGTGGGGTAAGAGAAGTTCCATTGAGGTATGCAAGGAGCAGTAGGCGAAGGAAGACAGTTCTGAACTTGGATCTCAATGATACACCACCCACTGATACGAGGGACCAGGAGGGGCCTTCAATCCGAACAATGCCAGTACCCCCTGCTGCCATTGATGTTGAGGCCATTGATGATGAAGTTGTTGAATCCTCAGCCACAGCCTTTGCGGCA GCTAGAAACAATTCCAGAAGGATTCGTGGAAGGACAGTTGTTGATGTAGATTTGG AAGGACAAACAACAAGACCTCTCAATAACCGCAACAAGCGTAGAAGAGCTCCTCCAAATCAAACAATTATCAATGATGATCGTTATATAAACTTGGAAAGCAGTAACAGCTTGTTG AGAGAGAATAAGCCTCCAGAACAAACTTGGCATGTTCCGCCTCTGCCACCCAAGGAGCCCACCTTCAACTGTCCAATTTGCATGGGTCAGTTAGTTGATGAGATGTCAACAAAATGCGGTCACATTTTCTGTAAGATGTGCATTAAGGCTGCTATATCTGCCCAGGGTAAATGCCCTACCTGTAGGAAAAGGGTCACCATGAAAGATACCATCAGAATTTACCTTCCTGCAGCCAGCTGA